One Peribacillus simplex NBRC 15720 = DSM 1321 genomic region harbors:
- a CDS encoding GntR family transcriptional regulator, producing MELDFKNPIPLHAQLKTILEDQILEGYYKDKIPSERELMDMYSVSRSTVREAVSILVREGILEKRHGKGTFVSLKPVQEWLKMISFTETTKSMGIELLDHGRVMTPENIADANGFEDESYHIKRLRLQGDVPIAIELHYYSLDLGKKLTKFDLSTTVLYDALEGDLNINFCEAEQIITCGFPTKEDAEHLGITETMCLLITERMIFDSDGNLVEYYKGLFRSDMYSFAMKMSRKN from the coding sequence ATGGAGTTAGACTTTAAAAATCCAATCCCTTTACATGCTCAATTGAAAACCATATTGGAAGATCAGATTTTGGAAGGTTATTATAAAGACAAAATCCCGAGTGAAAGGGAACTCATGGATATGTATTCTGTCAGCAGGAGTACTGTTAGGGAAGCCGTATCCATCCTGGTTCGTGAGGGGATATTGGAAAAGAGGCATGGAAAGGGAACGTTCGTCTCCCTTAAACCTGTACAGGAATGGCTAAAGATGATAAGTTTCACTGAAACCACTAAAAGTATGGGGATTGAATTACTAGACCATGGCCGTGTAATGACACCTGAAAATATAGCTGATGCAAATGGCTTTGAAGATGAATCATACCATATTAAGAGGCTGCGGTTACAGGGGGATGTCCCCATAGCCATTGAATTGCATTATTATTCTTTGGACCTAGGAAAAAAATTGACGAAATTCGATTTAAGTACCACCGTATTGTATGACGCACTCGAAGGTGATTTAAACATTAACTTTTGTGAAGCGGAACAAATTATAACCTGTGGCTTTCCAACTAAAGAAGATGCTGAACATTTAGGTATAACAGAAACGATGTGTTTGCTGATTACAGAACGGATGATTTTTGATTCTGATGGTAACTTAGTAGAATATTATAAAGGATTATTCCGCTCGGATATGTACTCATTCGCTATGAAAATGTCCCGGAAAAACTGA
- a CDS encoding aminotransferase: protein METETKDLVQMDKDHLWHAMHRYYEKDAPMMATEGSGSWFTDTKGDKYLDGVSGLWCLNLGHGRKEIAQAAYEQMINLSYFPLTLSHKPAIELSAKISEHLKGSYTTFFTNSGSEANETAFKIARQYHSQNGNQGKYKFISRYRAYHGNTFGALSATAQANRRVKYDPAVPGFLHVPPPYSYRSPFGENVENSDLLAAEYIDQVINFEGAETVAGVILEPFISGGGVLIPSKEYLTRVSEICKKHDVLLIVDEVVSGFGRTGKMFGFMHSDGVQPDIVTMAKGLTSGYLPLGATAVNSRIYEKFKENGNLNHFRHVSTYGGHPASCAVALKNIEILENEKIVQRVSELSDSTLSELFELTALDKVGEVRGVGFLYGIELVEDKKTKTPVSDEFMGKIIGACKEKGLIIGRNGDTVPGYGNVLIIAPPLSSTVEDLRFVIETVKSVLYELC, encoded by the coding sequence ATGGAAACTGAAACGAAAGACCTTGTTCAAATGGATAAAGACCATTTATGGCATGCGATGCATCGCTATTATGAGAAGGATGCTCCCATGATGGCTACAGAAGGATCCGGCTCATGGTTCACAGATACTAAAGGTGATAAATATTTAGATGGGGTTTCCGGTTTATGGTGCTTGAACCTCGGGCACGGGCGAAAAGAGATTGCCCAGGCAGCCTATGAACAAATGATTAACTTATCTTACTTCCCTTTAACGTTAAGCCATAAGCCGGCAATCGAATTATCTGCAAAAATAAGTGAACATTTAAAGGGCTCTTATACAACTTTTTTTACGAACAGCGGCTCTGAGGCGAATGAGACAGCTTTTAAAATAGCCAGGCAATATCATTCTCAAAATGGGAATCAGGGTAAATACAAATTCATCTCAAGGTATAGAGCTTATCATGGCAATACTTTTGGCGCGCTTAGCGCAACCGCACAGGCTAATCGGAGAGTGAAATATGATCCGGCGGTTCCAGGTTTCCTGCATGTGCCACCGCCGTACAGTTATCGAAGCCCTTTTGGGGAAAACGTTGAAAATTCCGATTTGCTTGCAGCTGAATATATCGATCAGGTCATTAACTTTGAAGGTGCTGAAACGGTAGCAGGTGTTATTCTTGAACCATTCATCTCTGGTGGCGGGGTCCTTATTCCTTCGAAAGAATACTTAACGAGGGTTTCGGAAATCTGTAAGAAGCATGATGTTCTTTTAATTGTGGATGAAGTGGTTTCAGGTTTTGGAAGAACCGGAAAAATGTTTGGGTTCATGCACTCCGATGGGGTTCAACCGGATATTGTTACAATGGCAAAGGGTTTGACTAGTGGTTATCTTCCACTTGGAGCAACGGCAGTGAATTCCAGGATTTATGAGAAATTCAAAGAGAACGGAAATTTAAATCATTTCAGACATGTGTCAACATATGGAGGCCACCCAGCATCCTGCGCAGTTGCGCTAAAGAACATTGAAATCTTAGAAAATGAAAAAATCGTTCAACGGGTATCTGAACTTAGTGACTCGACACTAAGTGAGCTCTTTGAATTGACAGCCCTGGATAAAGTAGGGGAAGTTCGGGGAGTTGGGTTTTTATATGGCATTGAATTAGTAGAGGATAAAAAGACAAAAACGCCTGTTTCCGATGAATTCATGGGTAAAATAATAGGGGCTTGCAAGGAAAAGGGTCTTATCATCGGCCGTAATGGTGATACAGTTCCTGGATATGGAAATGTATTGATCATTGCACCGCCTTTATCTTCGACCGTTGAAGATTTACGCTTTGTCATAGAAACGGTTAAATCCGTTTTATATGAATTATGCTAA
- a CDS encoding PIG-L deacetylase family protein, producing the protein MQSQQRLLVVLAHPDDESFLCGGTIAKMSEQGVHITLLCATKGEMGRRMGNPILTTREALSELRIEELKRACEELGISDLRFLNVRDKTIEFESFDLLAERIVKVIREVQPNALVTFHEKYGGHPDHCAIGHAAEFAFLKSGDPDFYPDPVFPAFKVHSLYFVLWHSFYDEWLKENGLSSITRVNIAGTLKKKIRALRSHRSQTLAVPELWGNQNPSLPFLKKSEYFIKGNSPINKEETDFFQTIERRG; encoded by the coding sequence ATGCAATCACAACAAAGGTTATTGGTGGTTCTTGCTCATCCCGATGATGAATCATTCCTGTGTGGCGGAACCATTGCCAAAATGTCTGAGCAAGGTGTTCATATAACTTTACTATGTGCGACAAAAGGCGAAATGGGCAGGCGCATGGGAAATCCCATTCTTACAACAAGGGAGGCATTGTCTGAACTAAGGATAGAGGAGTTAAAAAGAGCTTGTGAAGAATTGGGGATCAGCGACCTGCGATTTTTAAACGTAAGGGATAAAACGATTGAATTTGAAAGCTTCGATTTATTGGCGGAGAGAATCGTAAAGGTGATTCGTGAGGTTCAACCGAATGCACTAGTAACATTCCATGAGAAATATGGGGGGCATCCAGACCATTGTGCGATTGGCCATGCTGCCGAATTTGCTTTTCTAAAATCCGGTGATCCCGATTTTTATCCAGATCCAGTATTTCCAGCTTTTAAGGTTCATAGTCTGTACTTTGTCCTTTGGCATTCTTTTTATGATGAATGGTTAAAGGAAAACGGGCTGAGCAGTATCACAAGAGTGAATATAGCAGGGACTTTAAAGAAAAAGATCCGTGCCTTAAGGTCCCATCGTTCCCAGACTCTAGCCGTTCCTGAATTATGGGGTAATCAAAATCCAAGCTTGCCTTTTTTAAAGAAATCCGAGTATTTTATCAAAGGGAATTCACCTATTAATAAAGAAGAAACCGATTTTTTTCAAACGATTGAAAGGAGGGGATGA
- a CDS encoding acyclic terpene utilization AtuA family protein, whose product MLIRIGSGAGFSGDRLEPALLLAEKGNLDYLVLECLAERTIALAQKRKKENSSLGYDPLLEKRMELLLPTLIQNGVRLITNMGAANPVSGAEKVIEIAQRLGLSIKVAAVTGDDVSSFLDTNAQSMETNKPLHSCGPILSANAYLGVEAILPALEKEADIILTGRVADPSLFLAPMVHHFGWSVDDTDLIAQGTIIGHLLECGGQIAGGYYADPGKKDVPHLENLGFPYAEVRADGSALITKISNTGGVINLMTAKEQLLYEVTNPNEYITPDVIADFMSVKLREAGKDRIEVTGGKGKKRPETLKVSVGYHAGFIGEGEISYAGSNAWGRAQLAGDVMRKRLEKSFDELRIDYIGVSSTHRNTFGQWNEPYEVRLRVAAKAQSLSEAAKIGEEVESLYTNGPAGGGGARKYTHEVLGIVSSLLPREEIEVSVVIKESVLHEEKTI is encoded by the coding sequence ATGTTGATTAGAATCGGTTCAGGTGCAGGATTTTCAGGTGATCGGTTGGAACCCGCACTACTTCTTGCAGAAAAAGGGAATTTGGATTATCTAGTGTTGGAATGTTTGGCTGAACGGACAATCGCGCTGGCGCAAAAGCGAAAAAAAGAGAATTCTTCATTAGGCTATGATCCGCTGCTTGAAAAGCGGATGGAGCTTTTACTTCCAACACTCATTCAAAATGGTGTGCGGTTAATTACAAATATGGGAGCAGCCAACCCGGTCAGTGGCGCTGAAAAAGTAATTGAAATTGCCCAACGACTAGGTCTTTCTATCAAAGTAGCGGCTGTTACAGGGGATGATGTATCGTCATTCCTAGATACAAATGCACAGTCTATGGAAACAAATAAGCCTCTACATTCATGCGGCCCAATTTTATCGGCAAATGCCTATCTCGGTGTGGAAGCTATTTTACCTGCGTTAGAAAAAGAAGCAGACATTATTCTGACCGGGAGAGTGGCGGATCCATCCTTATTTTTAGCGCCAATGGTTCATCACTTCGGGTGGTCGGTTGACGATACAGATTTGATTGCACAGGGAACCATTATTGGCCACCTTTTGGAATGCGGTGGTCAAATTGCTGGAGGTTATTACGCAGATCCGGGAAAAAAGGATGTTCCACACCTGGAGAACTTAGGATTTCCGTATGCGGAGGTACGAGCAGACGGTTCTGCCTTGATTACAAAAATTTCAAATACAGGTGGAGTTATCAATCTAATGACGGCGAAAGAACAGCTTTTATATGAAGTCACAAATCCGAACGAATACATTACACCTGATGTAATTGCCGACTTTATGTCAGTAAAGCTTCGCGAGGCAGGGAAGGATCGAATTGAAGTAACAGGAGGGAAAGGAAAAAAACGGCCGGAAACGTTAAAAGTAAGCGTCGGTTACCATGCAGGGTTTATTGGAGAAGGAGAAATTTCATATGCAGGTTCAAATGCATGGGGACGAGCCCAACTAGCTGGAGACGTTATGAGAAAGAGACTTGAGAAGAGTTTTGATGAGTTGCGGATTGATTATATCGGTGTTTCATCCACACACCGGAATACCTTTGGACAATGGAATGAACCATACGAAGTCCGACTAAGGGTAGCAGCTAAAGCACAAAGTCTAAGCGAAGCCGCTAAAATTGGTGAAGAGGTTGAATCTCTTTACACAAACGGGCCAGCCGGTGGAGGAGGAGCAAGAAAGTATACACACGAAGTTTTAGGAATTGTTTCTTCACTGCTTCCTCGTGAAGAAATTGAAGTGAGTGTTGTAATAAAGGAGAGTGTACTGCATGAAGAAAAAACTATATGA
- a CDS encoding sigma-54 interaction domain-containing protein: protein MKEQSNNINTASISENSIGWWKAIIESINDGVLVIDHNGYVKMINPEYTRITGVTPDIIGKPLVKYRPGAQLTKTLKDCQCRVGVYRKTKDREYVVDMAPIILNEQVVGAVSVCKSLTEVHKLSLELQKQNEKVRQLKKQMNALYKVKYTFDDIIGKDGGLKDVVYVAKRVSDSNFPVLIIGESGTGKELFAQAIHHKSHRGNKPFIPVNCASIPSSLLESELFGYGDGAFTNAKKGGKIGLFEMADQGTLFLDEIGDMSYDLQAKLLRVLQESKIRRVGETEERNIDVRIIAATHRDLQQLVNKNHFRGDLFYRLNVISLKIAPLRERREDISELVHSLLRSSLTPSARDGSMYTIDEQTLEFMRSYDWPGNVRELRNVIDYATCMAEGMEIKFHHLPDVMMKLELNRLDSTLKPNGHTLKDIMEEAESKFIQEILGKFGNDMEGRKKTANSLGVSLATLYNKMKKYRII from the coding sequence TTGAAAGAGCAATCAAATAATATAAACACTGCTTCAATTAGTGAAAATAGCATAGGCTGGTGGAAAGCAATTATAGAGTCAATCAATGACGGTGTTCTAGTGATTGATCATAATGGGTATGTAAAAATGATTAATCCTGAATATACACGTATTACTGGTGTTACACCTGATATCATAGGGAAGCCACTGGTAAAGTATCGGCCCGGAGCGCAACTTACAAAAACACTAAAAGATTGTCAGTGTCGTGTTGGGGTCTACCGAAAGACAAAAGATCGGGAATATGTGGTCGATATGGCTCCAATTATTCTCAATGAACAGGTTGTTGGCGCTGTGTCCGTCTGTAAAAGCTTAACTGAAGTTCATAAATTGTCACTTGAACTTCAAAAACAAAACGAGAAAGTCCGGCAGCTTAAAAAGCAGATGAATGCGCTATATAAAGTAAAATACACTTTTGATGACATTATTGGAAAAGATGGCGGGTTGAAGGACGTTGTGTATGTGGCAAAACGGGTATCCGATTCCAACTTTCCAGTTTTAATTATCGGCGAGAGTGGGACAGGGAAAGAATTATTCGCACAGGCTATTCATCATAAAAGCCATCGTGGTAATAAGCCTTTTATTCCAGTTAATTGTGCGTCTATTCCATCTTCTTTATTAGAAAGTGAGTTATTCGGTTATGGAGATGGGGCCTTTACCAATGCAAAAAAAGGCGGTAAAATCGGTTTATTTGAAATGGCAGACCAGGGTACGCTCTTTTTGGATGAAATTGGTGATATGTCATATGATCTCCAAGCTAAGTTACTCAGGGTGTTACAAGAAAGTAAGATTAGAAGAGTAGGAGAAACAGAAGAGCGAAATATTGATGTCAGGATTATTGCTGCTACACACCGTGATTTACAACAGCTTGTAAATAAAAATCATTTTCGCGGAGATTTGTTTTATAGACTTAATGTTATAAGCTTAAAGATAGCACCTCTACGAGAACGAAGAGAGGATATCTCTGAACTGGTTCATTCATTGCTTCGTTCGTCATTAACTCCATCAGCTAGGGATGGTTCTATGTACACGATTGACGAACAAACTTTAGAATTTATGCGGTCATATGATTGGCCTGGCAATGTTCGAGAATTGAGAAATGTTATCGACTATGCAACTTGTATGGCGGAAGGAATGGAAATAAAGTTCCACCACTTACCAGATGTAATGATGAAGCTTGAATTGAATCGCTTAGATTCTACATTAAAACCAAACGGTCATACACTAAAAGACATAATGGAAGAAGCAGAATCAAAATTCATTCAAGAAATTTTGGGGAAGTTCGGAAATGATATGGAAGGAAGAAAAAAAACAGCAAATTCTCTAGGGGTATCTTTGGCCACCTTATATAATAAAATGAAAAAATACCGTATTATTTAA
- a CDS encoding erythromycin esterase family protein yields the protein MHHNLVQSIIEQSVKLTSEADWDKLVQQVNNSKFVLLGEASHGTSEFYTARVEITKKLIQEKGFTFVAVEGDWPACQAINRYVKGYDLVTRSAKDVLKSFDRWPTWMWANEEMIELIEWLKEYNESGQNQMKVGFYGIDIYSLWESMDEVIHYLKQIDSPDLDAARQAFTCFEPFNRNNEEYAVSAGIFSEDCIEEVAKLLTTIQRKKEKYPHHEELNLNLQVNALVAYNAENYYRTMVVHDDRSWNIRDMHMVDALNEIMDFYGSKGKAIVWEHNTHVGDASATDMRDSGMINVGQVICEQNPTEDVFITGFGTYRGTVIAADEWGMDLEIKTVPPAMNGSWEEAMHLSGAYDKLLIFTDENRHLFQGRIGHRAIGVVYRPEHEQYGNYVPSVMSDRYDAFVYLDETQALHPLLHEKAPVV from the coding sequence GTGCATCATAATCTGGTTCAGTCAATAATCGAACAATCAGTCAAGCTTACAAGTGAAGCAGATTGGGATAAGCTTGTTCAACAAGTTAATAATTCAAAATTTGTTTTGCTGGGTGAGGCATCACATGGAACATCCGAGTTTTACACGGCCCGAGTTGAAATAACAAAAAAACTGATTCAAGAAAAAGGGTTCACTTTTGTAGCCGTTGAAGGCGATTGGCCCGCATGCCAGGCAATTAATAGGTATGTTAAAGGCTATGACCTAGTGACTAGATCCGCAAAGGATGTACTTAAAAGTTTTGACCGCTGGCCGACCTGGATGTGGGCAAACGAGGAAATGATCGAACTGATTGAATGGTTGAAAGAATACAATGAGTCTGGACAAAATCAAATGAAAGTTGGATTTTATGGGATAGATATCTATAGTCTTTGGGAATCCATGGATGAAGTCATCCATTACTTAAAACAAATTGATTCGCCTGACCTCGACGCTGCCAGACAGGCGTTCACATGTTTTGAGCCATTCAATCGTAATAATGAGGAGTACGCAGTTTCCGCAGGCATTTTTTCAGAAGATTGTATAGAGGAAGTAGCCAAATTACTAACAACTATTCAGCGAAAAAAAGAAAAATACCCTCATCACGAAGAATTGAATTTGAACCTTCAAGTGAATGCATTGGTAGCGTATAATGCAGAAAATTATTACAGAACAATGGTGGTTCATGATGATAGATCGTGGAATATTCGGGATATGCATATGGTGGATGCTCTTAATGAAATTATGGATTTTTACGGTTCTAAAGGCAAGGCGATTGTATGGGAACATAATACCCATGTTGGTGATGCCAGCGCTACTGATATGAGAGATTCCGGCATGATTAACGTAGGTCAGGTCATTTGTGAGCAAAACCCAACTGAAGATGTATTTATCACAGGGTTCGGAACCTACAGAGGAACTGTTATTGCAGCAGATGAGTGGGGCATGGATCTTGAAATAAAAACAGTACCCCCGGCAATGAATGGAAGTTGGGAGGAGGCTATGCACCTTTCGGGGGCGTATGATAAGTTGCTCATTTTCACTGATGAAAATCGGCACCTATTCCAAGGTAGAATTGGACATCGGGCGATTGGGGTTGTATACAGACCGGAACATGAACAATATGGAAACTATGTACCTTCTGTAATGTCAGATAGATATGATGCTTTTGTTTATCTTGATGAGACTCAAGCCCTTCACCCGCTTCTTCATGAAAAAGCACCCGTTGTGTAA
- a CDS encoding GNAT family N-acetyltransferase: protein MDSKRITTENDLKIAFHIRKEVFVEEQGFQLESEFDEFDTLSALSEHILVYYNEKPVGTGRLRVVDGLGKLERICILEPYRKFGLGKIIIKTLEEIAMEKELSKVKLHGQTQAEGFYKKLGYQTSSDVFMEDGGPHLLMIKELVNE, encoded by the coding sequence TTGGATTCAAAAAGAATAACTACAGAAAATGATTTAAAAATAGCCTTTCATATCAGAAAAGAAGTATTTGTAGAGGAACAAGGTTTCCAATTAGAAAGTGAATTTGATGAATTTGATACACTTAGTGCTTTATCTGAACACATATTAGTCTATTATAATGAAAAACCAGTCGGAACTGGAAGGTTAAGAGTTGTTGATGGATTAGGTAAATTGGAGAGAATTTGCATCTTAGAGCCTTACCGTAAATTTGGTCTTGGAAAAATTATAATAAAAACGTTAGAAGAAATTGCAATGGAAAAGGAATTATCCAAGGTTAAATTACATGGGCAAACACAGGCAGAGGGCTTTTATAAAAAACTCGGCTATCAGACTTCATCCGATGTCTTTATGGAAGATGGCGGTCCACATCTTTTAATGATAAAAGAATTAGTTAATGAATAA
- a CDS encoding CitMHS family transporter has protein sequence MLAILGFLTIGVFLYLIMTKRLSVLIALVLVPIVFALIGGFGLGIGEMMLAGIEKVAPTGIMVAFAVLYFGLMMDTGLFDPIVTKMLLIVKGDPLKVVVGTAVITMLVSLDGDGASTFMITVSALLPLYKKLKMNPLILAGVVALGAGVMNLAPWGGPTARAMATLNVTSAQLFNPILPAMVAGILWVLFSSYLLGKRERKRLGIIDMEEKDNIAFQELAVTTLEFKRPQLFWFNLILTLILLFALIKVWLPLPTLFIIAFTIALLVNYPNQKQQLERITSHANNVVMVSTMIFAAGIFTGILTGTKMIDAMALSMVSVIPEAMAGYLPILTAITSMPLSLVFTPDAYYFGVLPIISQTASTFGIDPIEVGRAAILGQMTTGFPLSPLTASTFILIGMTGVDLGDHQRFIFKWAFGTTIIMTIVALLTGAITII, from the coding sequence ATGTTAGCTATTTTGGGTTTCTTGACAATAGGAGTTTTCCTTTACCTTATTATGACAAAACGATTATCGGTATTAATTGCTCTGGTGTTGGTGCCGATCGTTTTTGCTTTGATTGGCGGATTTGGCTTGGGGATAGGAGAAATGATGTTAGCGGGTATCGAAAAGGTTGCTCCAACCGGAATTATGGTGGCTTTTGCTGTTTTATATTTTGGACTGATGATGGACACGGGTTTGTTTGATCCAATCGTAACTAAGATGCTTCTTATCGTGAAAGGAGATCCCTTAAAAGTGGTGGTGGGCACGGCTGTTATCACGATGCTTGTATCGTTAGATGGGGATGGTGCTTCTACATTTATGATTACTGTTTCGGCCTTACTACCTCTTTATAAGAAATTGAAGATGAACCCTCTGATTTTAGCAGGTGTAGTGGCTCTGGGCGCCGGTGTCATGAATCTTGCACCATGGGGCGGTCCAACAGCAAGGGCGATGGCAACTTTGAATGTCACTTCTGCTCAACTATTTAATCCTATTCTACCTGCTATGGTTGCAGGTATCCTATGGGTGTTGTTTTCATCCTACCTGCTTGGAAAAAGAGAAAGGAAAAGATTAGGGATTATAGATATGGAGGAAAAGGACAACATAGCTTTTCAAGAATTAGCGGTAACGACGTTAGAATTTAAACGTCCCCAACTTTTTTGGTTCAATCTTATTTTGACACTGATTCTTCTCTTCGCTTTAATCAAAGTATGGCTTCCACTTCCTACTTTGTTTATTATTGCTTTTACAATTGCTTTATTGGTGAATTACCCAAACCAAAAACAACAGCTGGAGCGTATCACAAGTCACGCAAACAACGTTGTTATGGTTTCGACCATGATTTTTGCGGCGGGGATTTTTACCGGTATTTTGACCGGAACAAAAATGATTGATGCTATGGCGCTTTCAATGGTTTCGGTTATTCCTGAAGCGATGGCGGGCTACTTACCTATTTTGACAGCTATAACAAGCATGCCTCTTAGTTTAGTTTTTACACCAGATGCTTACTATTTTGGAGTTTTACCTATCATAAGTCAAACCGCTTCTACTTTTGGAATTGATCCCATTGAAGTTGGCCGGGCAGCTATACTGGGGCAAATGACAACCGGCTTCCCATTAAGTCCATTAACAGCGTCTACGTTTATTCTTATAGGAATGACAGGCGTTGATTTAGGGGATCATCAGCGTTTTATTTTTAAATGGGCATTTGGAACAACAATTATCATGACTATCGTAGCCCTGCTAACAGGAGCTATTACTATTATTTGA
- a CDS encoding divergent PAP2 family protein yields the protein MEKMNRGILTALSAIGIAQGLKILTHNKLTGKWDLKQAFTTGGMPSSHSAGVAALASYVAANKGWLHTETSLATVFGVIVMYDAQGIRRHTGEIAKLVNDLEDNMAKFSGEFPSFEYVEREKELNELLGHQPVEVGAGALLGVVLGLISAKLEDGKPSKTKRLKTVGYSRS from the coding sequence ATGGAAAAGATGAATCGGGGAATTTTAACGGCGCTGTCGGCGATCGGCATTGCGCAAGGACTGAAAATTTTAACCCATAATAAGCTGACGGGAAAGTGGGACTTGAAGCAGGCTTTCACAACAGGTGGCATGCCTAGTTCGCACTCTGCTGGTGTGGCCGCACTGGCATCCTATGTGGCTGCAAATAAAGGCTGGCTGCATACGGAAACATCGCTGGCGACAGTGTTTGGCGTAATTGTGATGTATGATGCTCAGGGGATTCGGCGCCATACAGGCGAAATTGCTAAGCTTGTAAATGATCTTGAAGATAATATGGCAAAATTTTCTGGAGAGTTTCCGAGCTTCGAGTATGTGGAGCGTGAGAAAGAACTGAATGAACTGCTAGGACATCAGCCTGTGGAAGTGGGAGCAGGTGCGCTGCTTGGAGTTGTACTTGGGCTTATTTCGGCTAAATTGGAGGATGGCAAGCCCTCCAAAACCAAACGGCTGAAAACAGTGGGCTATTCTAGATCTTGA
- a CDS encoding YeiH family protein yields the protein MELEKYVPLEETPQAQQKPLQNKVLLWLSGIAFTFFIALLGLGLSKISGFNRIGPLACSIIIAVIYRQIAGYPEKFRTGIEFSAKKLLRFAIILYGLKLNIDVIFNQGLPLLVRDIGTVTFAIVVMVLIAKWLKADASISLLLAVGTGICGAAAIAAISPIVKAKEEDTAIGVGIIALMGTLFSIVYTLLRPILPLSALDYGIWSGISLHEIAHVALAGAPAGEDALAIALLAKLGRVFLLIPLCFIFMYWMKKRTSGKMGNDAKIDFPWFLVGFIIMSLIGSYVFGTYITVSPLVMEGISKTTTFILTMAMIGLGLNVSLQALRTKAMRPLLAMTITSLLLSIISYFIV from the coding sequence ATGGAATTGGAAAAATATGTGCCGCTGGAAGAAACACCTCAGGCGCAGCAAAAACCGCTTCAAAATAAGGTGCTTTTGTGGCTGAGCGGTATCGCTTTCACCTTTTTTATTGCCCTCTTAGGCTTGGGGCTGTCCAAGATTTCAGGATTCAATCGAATCGGCCCTCTTGCATGCTCGATCATCATTGCCGTGATTTATCGTCAAATAGCGGGATATCCAGAAAAGTTCCGGACGGGAATTGAATTTTCCGCAAAAAAACTTTTGCGTTTTGCCATTATTTTATACGGGTTGAAATTAAATATCGATGTGATTTTCAATCAGGGACTGCCGCTGTTGGTACGTGACATAGGGACAGTAACATTTGCCATAGTCGTGATGGTCCTGATTGCAAAGTGGCTTAAGGCAGATGCTTCCATTTCCCTTCTTCTTGCTGTAGGAACCGGGATATGTGGTGCAGCAGCCATTGCGGCAATATCTCCAATCGTGAAAGCGAAGGAAGAGGATACAGCAATAGGCGTCGGAATAATTGCTTTAATGGGAACACTTTTCTCCATAGTTTATACACTTTTACGTCCGATCCTTCCGCTATCTGCTTTGGATTATGGAATCTGGTCTGGGATCAGTCTTCATGAAATCGCCCATGTTGCATTGGCAGGAGCACCGGCTGGTGAAGATGCGCTAGCGATTGCACTCCTCGCAAAATTGGGCCGTGTCTTTTTACTTATCCCTTTATGTTTCATTTTTATGTATTGGATGAAAAAACGCACATCCGGGAAAATGGGCAATGATGCCAAAATTGATTTTCCATGGTTCCTCGTTGGTTTTATAATCATGAGTCTAATAGGAAGTTATGTGTTTGGAACTTATATTACGGTCTCGCCTCTCGTAATGGAAGGCATATCCAAAACGACTACATTTATATTGACAATGGCCATGATCGGTCTTGGACTGAATGTTAGTCTGCAGGCATTGCGGACAAAAGCCATGCGTCCTCTTTTAGCCATGACCATTACCTCTTTGCTGCTTTCCATAATATCGTACTTTATCGTTTAA
- a CDS encoding MarR family winged helix-turn-helix transcriptional regulator — MKEILREIGMIARALDSISNIEFKEFDLTKGQYLYLVRICENPGIIQEKLAEMIKVDRTTAARAIKKLEIQGFIEKKNDEENKKIKKLYATDKGEKVYPFLKKEGEYTDKVALSGFSLEETETMFHLLQRVRKNIEVDWEFVKKGNKRGY, encoded by the coding sequence ATGAAGGAAATACTCCGTGAAATTGGAATGATAGCAAGGGCATTGGACTCTATAAGTAATATCGAATTTAAAGAATTTGACCTTACAAAAGGGCAGTATCTGTATCTTGTTCGAATATGTGAAAATCCAGGAATCATTCAAGAAAAGTTGGCAGAAATGATAAAGGTTGACCGAACGACAGCGGCTCGTGCCATTAAAAAACTTGAAATACAAGGTTTTATCGAAAAGAAAAATGATGAGGAAAACAAAAAAATTAAAAAGTTATATGCTACTGATAAAGGTGAAAAGGTCTATCCATTTTTGAAAAAAGAAGGAGAGTATACCGACAAGGTTGCATTATCTGGATTTTCTTTGGAAGAAACGGAAACGATGTTTCATCTTCTTCAAAGGGTAAGAAAAAATATTGAGGTAGATTGGGAATTTGTGAAAAAGGGAAATAAAAGGGGGTATTGA